The Vanessa atalanta chromosome 24, ilVanAtal1.2, whole genome shotgun sequence genome has a segment encoding these proteins:
- the LOC125073377 gene encoding zinc finger protein Xfin-like: MQGAASAPAPPAAEPPSSQQIKTEVISEAKVEADNQEEEEMKIEHHETRATRTTSIDSDNRSDRSEEEDCRRARKRAASTSPSPIPLDKRTARFECPKCFQRFDSINAFDFHRFTAHGDDTRSGYDDYVDYSAKKIPDMLRSSHVSISEQRFRCEYCSRDFPSGQILDIHRKTCTSSTRISSPDRDRREDFFAKLDLRNRSFGIPGTLTPPMDRFTPKFDDGHLTNGIRHIDAARDLADIQSILNVTSAGSLLERLTGTRVALESAVLTPPDTIVKEREQEETQDNFAAEFRRMKLRGEFPCRLCPAKFPNLRALKGHNRVHLSGTGPGPYQCNMCPHASLDKAALVRHMRTHNGDRPYECAVCNYAFTTKANCERHLRNRHAKVTREDVKRSIIYHPSEDPNNDEVNSKLAREEVKRSLAFHTPEVERRSEPTGRSTPLSHYNPSFITDRHPVTSLTKALPDTPALTPRESDPPMPRIKVKGIGQLTQIPEFRTPDLSFKTNDLLPETYNDDAPVDLSTSDNNSCDVLDLSKKKRDTDDDEPKAPSRPAFDNSASVAATAAATAYEKTRLILAQQRLFENSLPKLDPSYYATQLSQLYASAVPGLPGLPIPPSFPINPYFLQTSFFPHPTDSQEITEMKQRIQKEIIRSLSMSGGRLVTNEAETQPKQEPEEEEQKPIQVSTTPTPPPHSESPRPITNNNLVSQNDSVKMVIKNGILMPKQKQRRYRTERPFSCSQCSARFTLRSNMERHVKQQHPQHWSVRRPTPRAPPPYPTPDTLADRVKYALLARHLERPLQASDRSPVRRDSDEVADNEEDEDDTLVIDEETDDQKLDEHSAAHRAAAEILMATRQQELNKDFDLKIAGNLINKPIPITTEKSETGVDGVPSQDNVVPVVPTRSDEEEDEEGLVASTSEGNNSGSDENKSESDTGIQPPKKKSAYSLAPNRVSCPYCHRKFPWSSSLRRHVLTHTGQKPFKCPHCPLLFTTKSNCDRHLLRKHGGSAKAILAEPIQDSMTPPQTNDRSVPERPFKCASCPTSTFSSLETLKKHMASRHGTGDSQPSSPNPDEEVDGSLVFKCHLCEGSYGDRTVALEHLASAHSAEYEQLVSKGALDAASDRSESADDDDRGKFPDHANRKVVCAFCIRRFWSAEDLRRHMRTHSGERPFACDLCRRRFTLKHSMLRHRKKHREETDDEESSPRDDAANGYRYQEDDGSGNEIPSNVNNNNSPPAAPYDKKLKLEMTSRKYSSEAENDTENGGDLIGKLLGIPDKTIINKLLSSADEAAKFLGVNK, from the exons AAATCAAAACAGAAGTCATCAGCGAGGCTAAAGTCGAGGCGGATAATCAGGAAGAGGAAGAAATGAAGATTGAACATCATGAGACGCGCGCAACGCGCACCACAAGCATAGACAGTGATAACAGATCAGACCGAAGCGAGGAAGAAGATTGCAGACGTGCCCGAAAGCGAGCTGCTTCCACCTCACCTTCGCCTATTCCATTAGACAAGAGAACGGCTCGATTCGAATGCCCCAAGTGTTTCCAGCGGTTCGATTCAATAAATGCCTTCGATTTCCATCGCTTCACAGCGCACGGGGATGACACTAGATCCGGCTATGATGATTACGTAGATTATTCCGCTAAAAAAATACCAGATATGTTACGAAGTTCACACGTATCTATCTCAGAGCAACGTTTTCGCTGCGAATACTGTTCACGAGATTTTCCATCAGGACAAATCTTGGATATTCACCGAAAAACTTGTACGTCATCCACTCGAATATCCAGTCCTGATCGTGACCGAAGGGAAGATTTTTTCGCTAAACTTGATCTAAGGAACAGGTCTTTTGGGATACCAGGCACCTTAACTCCGCCAATGGATCGATTTACGCCTAAATTCGATGATGGACATCTTACTAATGGCATAAGGCATATAGATGCTGCAAGAGACCTGGCGGATATTCAATCCATCCTAAATGTCACCTCTGCTGGAAGTCTTTTAGAACGACTGACTGGAACGCGGGTGGCTTTAGAAAGTGCAGTATTAACACCCCCCGATACAATCGTTAAAGAACGTGAACAGGAAGAAACACAAGATAATTTCGCCGCAGAGTTCAGGCGAATGAAATTACGCGGTGAGTTCCCGTGCAGACTATGTCCTGCTAAATTTCCAAACCTCCGGGCTTTAAAAGGACATAACAGAGTTCATCTTAGTGGAACTGGACCCGGACCATACCAGTGCAACATGTGTCCCCACGCATCTTTAGACAAAGCGGCTCTTGTTCGGCATATGCGAACACACAATGGCGACAGGCCTTATGAATGCGCTGTATGCAACTACGCCTTTACAACGAAAGCGAATTGTGAACGTCACTTACGTAATCGTCACGCAAAAGTAACAAGAGAGGACGTGAAACGCTCAATAATTTACCATCCATCAGAAGATCCTAATAACGACGAAGTAAATTCTAAACTTGCTCGGGAAGAAGTTAAGAGATCGCTAGCATTCCACACGCCAGAAGTAGAAAGACGCAGTGAACCCACAGGTCGTAGTACACCACTGTCACATTATAATCCCAGTTTCATAACAGACAGACATCCCGTAACTTCTCTCACAAAAGCTTTACCCGATACACCCGCTTTAACGCCGAGAGAGTCGGATCCGCCAATGCCCAGAATCAAAGTGAAGGGTATCGGACAACTCACGCAAATACCTGAATTTAGGACACCTGATCTTTCATTTAAGACCAATGATCTACTACCAGAAACTTATAATGATGATGCTCCAGTAGACCTTAGTACGAGTGACAACAATAGTTGTGATGTATTAGATCTTAGCAAGAAAAAGCGCGACACAGATGATGATGAACCTAAAGCACCATCGCGTCCCGCATTTGACAACTCTGCGTCTGTTGCAGCAACAGCCGCCGCAACTGCTTATGAAAAAACCAGATTAATCCTTGCTCAGCAAAGACTTTTTGAAAACTCTCTACCTAAACTTGATCCTTCTTATTATGCAACTCAATTGTCTCAACTTTATGCTAGTGCAGTACCAGGTCTGCCAGGTTTACCTATCCCGCCTTCATTTCCTATCAACCCATACTTTCTACAAACCTCTTTTTTTCCTCACCCAACGGATTCCCAAGAAATAACCGAAATGAAGCAACGTATACAAAAAGAAATCATCCGAAGTCTTAGCATGTCTGGAGGTAGGTTGGTTACAAACGAAGCTGAAACACAACCCAAACAAGAACCTGAAGAGGAAGAACAAAAGCCTATCCAAGTTTCTACGACGCCAACCCCACCACCTCATTCAGAATCTCCACGTcctataacaaataataatcttgTTTCTCAAAATGATTCCGTAAAGATGGTGATAAAAAATGGTATTCTTATGCCTAAGCAAAAGCAAAGACGTTATCGTACTGAACGACCCTTTTCCTGCTCCCAATGTTCAGCGCGATTTACACTTCGTTCAAATATGGAACGTCATGTAAAGCAACAACATCCTCAACATTGGAGTGTTAGGCGTCCAACGCCTAGAGCGCCTCCACCGTACCCTACGCCTGACACACTAGCTGATCGAGTCAAGTATGCGTTGTTAGCACGTCACTTGGAAAGACCATTGCAAGCCTCCGATCGCTCACCTGTAAGAAGAGACTCCGACGAAGTTGCTGACAATGAGGAAGACGAAGATGACACGCTGGTTATCGACGAGGAGACAGATGACCAGAAACTAGATGAACATTCAGCCGCGCACAGAGCTGCAGCGGAAATTCTAATGGCTACACGTCAACAAGAGCTTAATAAAGACTTTGATCTTAAGATAGCTGGAAACCTTATTAATAAACCTATCCCAATTACCACTGAAAAATCCGAGACTGGAGTAGACGGTGTTCCAAGCCAAGATAATGTGGTGCCTGTAGTGCCAACTCGAAGCGATGAAGAAGAGGACGAGGAGGGTTTGGTCGCATCCACTAGCGAGGGAAACAACTCTGGAAGCGATGAAAATAA GTCAGAATCGGACACTGGCATACAACCTCCAAAAAAGAAGTCAGCCTACAGTCTCGCACCGAACCGCGTATCGTGCCCTTACTGTCACCGCAAATTCCCCTGGTCTTCATCCCTTCGACGACACGTCCTTACACACACGGGGCAAAAGCCATTCAAATGTCCCCACTGCCCACTTCTCTTTACCACAAAGTCTAACTGCGACCGCCACTTGCTCAGGAAACATGGAGGATCAGCTAAAGCCATATTGGCGGAACCTATCCAAGATTCCATGACGCCACCACAAACGAATGATAGAAGTGTGCCAGAAAGACCTTTTAAGTGTGCCTCGTGTCCAACGAGCACTTTTTCATCTCTCGAAACGCTAAAGAAGCACATGGCGTCTCGACATGGGACGGGAGATTCGCAGCCAAGTTCTCCAAACCCTGATGAAGAAGTAGATGGAAGCTTAGTGTTCAAATGCCATCTCTGCGAGGGTTCGTATGGTGATAGAACAGTAGCCTTGGAACATCTGGCGTCAGCACATTCAGCTGAATACGAACAGTTGGTCAGCAAGGGTGCATTGGACGCAGCCAGTGATCGCAGCGAGAgtgctgatgatgatgacagaGGAAAATTCCCTGATCATGCGAATAGAAAG GTCGTCTGTGCCTTCTGCATTCGTCGTTTCTGGTCAGCGGAGGATTTGCGCCGTCACATGCGCACACATTCCGGTGAACGACCCTTCGCGTGTGATCTATGCAGACGACGATTTACACTGAAGCACAGTATGCTGAGACACAGGAAGAAACACAGAGAAGAAACCGATGATGAGGAGTCCTCACCAAGGGATGACGCGGCTAATGG TTATCGCTACCAAGAAGACGATGGCTCCGGTAACGAGATCCCGAGCAACGTGAACAACAACAACTCTCCCCCCGCCGCGCCCTACGACAAAAAACTCAAACTCGAGATGACGTCGCGCAAATATTCATCCGAAGCCGAAAACGACACCGAAAACGGAGGTGACCTAATCGGCAAACTTCTTGGTATCCCTGACAAGACCATCATCAACAAACTACTCTCTTCAGCAGACGAAGCGGCTAAATTCTTAGGAGTAAACAAATGA
- the LOC125073412 gene encoding longitudinals lacking protein-like, whose amino-acid sequence MGDQQFFLKWNDFQTNMVTSFRHLRDEKSFTDVTLACEGQTCKAHKMVLSACSPYFKSLLEENPSKHPIIILKDVSYLHLQAILEFMYAGEVNVSQEQLPAFLKTAARLKVKGLAEPPPQMPSIKREG is encoded by the exons ATGGGGGACCAGCAATTTTTCCTAAAATGGAACGACTTCCAGACGAATATGGTTACATCTTTTCGACATTTGAGGGATGAAAAAAGTTTTACAGAC GTTACACTAGCATGTGAAGGTCAGACGTGTAAGGCACATAAAATGGTACTATCAGCATGTAGTCCATACTTTAAAAGCTTATTAGAG gagaATCCATCAAAACATCCCATAATTATCTTAAAAGATGTATCATACTTGCACTTACAAGCGATACTTGAGTTTATGTATGCCGGTGAGGTTAATGTGTCCCAGGAACAGCTGCCGGCATTCCTCAAGACTGCTGCAAGGCTTAAA GTTAAAGGGCTAGCCGAGCCGCCGCCACAGATGCCTAGTATCAAGAGAGAAGGCTAA